One genomic segment of Rivularia sp. PCC 7116 includes these proteins:
- the tnpA gene encoding IS200/IS605 family transposase: MAKLSASDYEYRRAEKSVSSINYHFVFVPKRRKAVLVNEIAMRLQEIIFELVKEHGWRLIALEVMPDHVHMFINSPPHESASQIAKWVKGRASNILRKEYPQLKKLPTLWSPSYFVATTGQVSTDVIRKYIENQTSK, translated from the coding sequence ATGGCTAAGTTGTCAGCGTCAGATTATGAATACAGAAGGGCTGAAAAATCCGTGTCATCGATAAATTATCACTTTGTGTTTGTCCCAAAAAGACGTAAAGCAGTATTAGTTAATGAAATCGCTATGCGGCTACAGGAAATTATTTTTGAGTTAGTAAAAGAACATGGCTGGAGATTAATCGCTCTTGAAGTGATGCCAGATCATGTACATATGTTTATCAACTCACCGCCACATGAGTCAGCTTCTCAAATTGCAAAGTGGGTTAAGGGTAGAGCATCTAATATTCTAAGGAAGGAATATCCACAGTTAAAAAAATTACCTACTTTGTGGAGTCCTAGTTACTTTGTAGCTACTACAGGACAAGTAAGTACCGACGTTATTCGTAAGTATATTGAGAACCAAACTAGTAAATAA